Proteins from one Penicillium digitatum chromosome 2, complete sequence genomic window:
- a CDS encoding Glucose-methanol-choline oxidoreductase, with the protein MLFHTTLGLLTLQASSVASARSARHGIPLADQTFDYVVVGGGTAGSVIATRLAQNDFKVALIEAGGHYELESVAEFPASDALSIASDPTFQSPVDWGFVTRDQPGANRRAIHFTRGKCLGGSSALNFMIYQRPTRESMEIWATAVNDSSYGFDEVLPFYKKSVQFTPPNTEYRAQNASAGYGIDAYDSDGGPLQVSYTNFAEPFSSWMSLGMEAIGIEKVQDFNRGGIMGAQYCASTIDPSNELRSSSEQSFLSKITPKSLTTYTNTLAKKVVFDENKKATGVQVKGLLGNIVTLSASEEIIISAGAFQSPQLLMVSGIGPIEQLEEHGIEVIAGRPGVGQNMWDHPFFAPSYRVQVTTFTRIATDLLYAAGQIIEGLISKTGSIKNPIADFLAFEKIPRFLRSAFSEETQSKLDNFPSDWPEAEYISGAGYVGNASNILTIQPRDGYQYASILGVLITPMSRGNVTIQSADTSYLPVINPNWLDDQADQEVAIAIFKRIRQAFQSEAMEPVVIGQEYNPGPQVQSDDQILEFIKDNLMTLWHPGCTCKMGTPDDGMAVVDSQARVYGVDGLRVVDASAFPFLPPGHPQSTVYMLAEKIAADIIQYSQGH; encoded by the exons ATTCCCCTTGCCGACCAAACGTTTGACTATGTGGTCGTTGGGGGCGGTACGGCTGGGAGTGTGATCGCAACGCGACTAGCACAGAATGACTTCAAAGTGGCCTTGATTGAAGCCGGGGGCCACTATGAGCTTGAATCTGTGGCCGAGTTTCCTGCATCTGATGCGTTGTCGATAGCATCAGATCCTACTTTCCAATCGCCGGTGGATTGGGGATTTGTAACAAGGGATCAACCAGGTGCTAATAGGCGGGCGATTCATTTCACCCGAGGAAAATGTCTCGGGGGATC GTCAGCATTAAATTTTATGATCTATCAACG TCCGACACGCGAGTCCATGGAGATATGGGCGACTGCAGTTAATGACAGCAGCTACGGATTTGATGAGGTGCTCCCATTCTACAAAAAGAGCGTTCAGTTCACGCCCCCAAACACCGAATATAGAGCTCAAAATGCATCCGCGGGCTATGGCATCGATGCCTACGACTCGGATGGTGGTCCATTGCAGGTGTCGTATACTAACTTCGCCGAACCTTTCTCGTCATGGATGAGCCTCGGTATGGAAGCTATCGGCATTGAGAAAGTACAGGACTTTAACCGGGGTGGTATAATGGGAGCCCAATATTGCGCATCGACCATCGATCCATCCAACGAGCTCCGAAGCAGCTCTGAGCAATCTTTCTTATCCAAGATCACGCCAAAGTCACTGACAACCTATACAAATACCCTTGCTAAGAAGGTGGTCTTCGATGAAAATAAAAAAGCAACAGGAGTTCAAGTGAAAGGTTTGCTGGGCAACATCGTCACCCTTTCAGCATCGGAAGAGATTATCATATCTGCCGGTGCCTTCCAGTCCCCCCAGCTCCTCATGGTTTCTGGCATTGGTCCCATCGAACAATTGGAAGAACATGGAATCGAAGTTATAGCCGGTCGACCAGGAGTCGGTCAGAACATGTGGGATCACCCGTTCTTTGCGCCTTCGTACCGAGTCCAGGTGACAACATTCACTAGGATTGCCACCGACCTGCTATACGCAGCTGGCCAAATTATTGAAGGACTGATCTCCAAGACAGGATCCATCAAGAATCCAATTGCGGATTTTCTGGCATTCGAGAAGATTCCGCGATTCTTGCGTTCGGCTTTCTCGGAGGAAACGCAGAGTAAATTGGACAATTTTCCATCCGACTGGCCTGAAGCAGAG TACATCTCTGGCGCAGGGTATGTCGGGAACGCGTCAAACATCCTAACAATCCAGCCAAGAGATGGATACCAGTACGCCTCCATACTCGGTGTTCTGATTACACCCATGTCCCGAGGAAATGTCACGATACAGTCGGCAGATACCTCCTATCTACCTGTTATAAATCCCAACTGGCTCGATGATCAGGCTGATCAAGAAGTTGCCATTGCCATATTCAAGCGAATACGCCAGGCTTTTCAGAGTGAAGCCATGGAGCCTGTGGTCATCGGCCAGGAGTATAACCCCGGGCCGCAGGTCCAGTCCGATGATCAGATCCTTGAATTTATCAAGGATAATTTGATGACTCTGTGGCATCCGGGTTGTACTTGCAAGATGGGAACGCCCGATGACGGCATGGCTGTGGTTGACTCCCAGGCCCGGGTTTACGGAGTGGACGGACTGCGAGTAGTTGACGCTAGCGCCTTTCCTTTCCTTCCTCCTGGTCATCCTCAGTCGACGGTTT ACATGCTTGCCGAGAAGATCGCGGCGGATATTATCCAGTATTCCCAAGGACATTAA
- a CDS encoding mitochondrial 54S ribosomal protein bL27m produces MFKPRVLTPLRALERAFAPTIRSTPALSQSQSLLRTLSATFTFPKSTPTPSLSRALLPFTQVRHASHASQGTANRHSRDPAGKRLGAKRSGGEYVVTGCIIFRQRGSLWFPGENCGMGRDHTIYATQSGYVRYYLDPLKHPKRRYIGVVFDKEEQLPHPRNAPSRRKLNMTPVPMAERVEVQSDLVASVDESGLRVTNIEAVEAKSGPQLRPGYMYREANWEIGRAAEKAGITAKPHDRGNRWLAWRKRQQRAERAAQLKSLKGKKKTAKK; encoded by the coding sequence ATGTTCAAGCCGCGAGTGCTAACGCCCCTGCGGGCACTGGAGCGAGCCTTTGCCCCGACAATCCGGTCGACACCCGCACTCTCGCAATCGCAATCCCTTCTGCGAACCCTCTCCGCAACATTCACATTCCCGAAATCCACACCAACACCCTCACTCTCCCGCGCACTCCTCCCATTTACACAAGTGCGTCACGCCTCGCACGCCTCGCAAGGAACGGCCAATCGACACTCACGTGACCCGGCCGGTAAGCGCCTCGGAGCCAAGCGCTCTGGCGGCGAGTACGTGGTAACGGGATGTATCATTTTCCGGCAGCGAGGCTCGCTATGGTTCCCCGGTGAGAACTGTGGGATGGGACGGGACCACACAATCTACGCAACACAGTCCGGCTACGTCCGCTACTACCTCGACCCGCTGAAGCACCCGAAGCGCCGGTATATCGGAGTTGTTTTCGACAAGGAGGAGCAGCTCCCGCACCCGCGCAATGCTCCCAGTCGGCGCAAGTTGAATATGACTCCTGTGCCAATGGCAGAACGCGTCGAGGTCCAGTCTGATCTCGTTGCTTCTGTTGATGAGAGCGGTCTCCGTGTGACGAATATCGAGGCTGTTGAGGCCAAGTCTGGCCCGCAGTTGCGTCCCGGTTACATGTACCGTGAGGCCAATTGGGAGATTGGTCGGGCTGCTGAGAAGGCTGGTATCACTGCTAAGCCCCATGATCGCGGTAACCGTTGGTTGGCGTGGAGGAAGCGTCAGCAGAGAGCCGAGCGGGCTGCTCAACTGAAGAGTTTgaagggcaagaagaagacggcCAAGAAATGA
- a CDS encoding Long chronological lifespan protein 2, producing the protein MLQSWRQALWALLLLVSVAQAQFNFFDQMFGGGEQQQRQQQRSQNAPSDSDRYQQMWSGAQCDHYLCPGTLACVHFPHHCPCPHPDVEEKVELGEGSAVCVSKGGFKAGEAARKIELARKGFL; encoded by the exons ATGTTGCAGAGCTGGCGCCAAGCCCTTTGGGCTCTTCTGCTTCTTGTGTCCGTCGCTCAGGCCCAATTCAACTTTTTTGACCAGATGTTCGGAGGCGGCGAGCAGCAACAACGCCAACAGCAGCGGTCGCAGAACGCTCCCAGCGATAGTGATCGGTACCAGCAGATGTGGAGTGGAG CACAATGCGACCACTACCTCTGCCCTGGAACTCTTGCTTGTGTACACTTCCCACATCACTGCCCGTGCCCTCACCCTGATGTTGAGGAGAAAGTTGAACTTGGAGAAGGAAGTGCCGTTTGCGTGTCGAAGGGAGGGTTCAAGGCAGGTGAAGCTGCGCGGAAAATCGAATTGGCACGTAAGGGATTTTTGTGA